The following proteins come from a genomic window of Lytechinus pictus isolate F3 Inbred chromosome 1, Lp3.0, whole genome shotgun sequence:
- the LOC129256112 gene encoding G-protein coupled receptor GRL101-like, protein MTTIVSPGFPDHYPSLTHKEWTVDIPQFYKVHIVVNVLSVERVWDTLTLKHSPLALPHDGIEFLLVSANVTSLILPSGSVVIEFCSDDRVEDDGFAFDFRLMPIRDGNNMSCEKIAEDTEFACSSGMQFVDIIARCDWKVDCHDVSDEVGCGSCPSNVYQCKGSNICLLMEFLCDGWSDCPLGEDEQNCSLQCPTGYTCGHLPYNIKYEPRHDCGPSDWLPFWVNASSAWRTDYGNITAKLATILNLREIYHKTLEVGTFVGLPNLSLLDMSHCGLTHLTPGVFDGLVRLKKLILAHNKITFLEAWTFKGLSYLNYLYLELNAIHEFSEDGFKGLARIRSIDLENNTITHVRAGAFKDVGQTLERFLLHGNLMTSVNASMFTGLRNLQRINFNNNHLRYIEPGAFHNLSTVTDLVISSLSSEPYLLYPGIFDGLDSLTALYVYDQRLCCLLPTSVVCVVQKPAHPLFTCRRTFLQNTAIKVFIWILGLSALFGNIFVITMRIRSRSVTTVGKIQSMFITNLAVSDFFMGIYMVLIAVMDIYIGESYFWEGRADEWRTSVTCQIAGFLSVLSSEASVFLLTLITADRFISIVFPFSHHRLSTTSARVALIVIWIVAISLSLIGVLLNNVIPEAYGLSDVCVGLPFIRKSTDISTVIDQRSSAQYNTVIYNIASGSTVSTWQFSIFLFLGVNLLSFITILFSYIIIFIKIRLDQAEVGRRAEASNEIKMAFKMFLIVGTDFCCWMPIIILGILVQTVGVDVTPDIYAWLVVFVLPINSSLNPYLYTIIHMSSKRSANEKSKQTVISMVTRD, encoded by the exons ATGACGACCATAGTTTCACCCGGCTTTCCCGATCATTATCCCTCTCTAACACACAAGGAATGGACTGTGGATATACCTCAATTTTACAAG GTCCATATAGTCGTCAATGTTCTCTCTGTTGAACGTGTATGGGACACACTCACATTGAAACATAGCCCACTTGCTCTCCCACATGATGGTATTGAATTTCTATTGGTCAGTGCCAATGTGACGTCATTGATTTTACCTTCTGGATCGGTAGTGATCGAATTCTGTAGCGATGACCGTGTGGAAGATGATGGCTTTGCGTTCGATTTCCGACTTATGCCAATACGCG ATGGCAATAACATGTCATGTGAAAAGATAGCTGAGGACACGGAATTCGCTTGCTCATCTGGAATGCAATTCGTCGACATCATCGCAAGGTGTGATTGGAAAGTTGACTGTCATGATGTTTCAGACGAAGTCGGCTGTGGGA GTTGTCCATCGAATGTCTACCAGTGTAAAGGGAGTAATATTTGTCTCCTGATGGAGTTCCTGTGTGATGGTTGGTCCGATTGTCCTCTAGGAGAGGATGAACAAAATT GTTCCCTTCAATGTCCCACCGGATACACGTGTGGCCACTTACCATATAATATCAAGTATGAACCAAGACACGACTGTGGGCCATCAGACTGGTTACCTTTCTGGGTTAATGCTTCAAGTGCCTGGAGAACAGACTATGGTAACATCACCGCTAAACTTGCAACTATTCT CAACCTTCGGGAAATTTATCATAAAACGTTGGAAGTTGGAACATTTGTCGGTCTTCCCAATCTTAGCTTGCT TGATATGTCACATTGTGGATTAACACATCTAACCCCTGGAGTTTTCGATGGCTTAGTCAGACTCAAGAAACT AATCCTGGCGCACAACAAAATAACTTTCCTTGAGGCCTGGACATTTAAAGGTctttcttatttaaattattt GTACTTGGAATTAAACGCGATTCATGAATTCAGTGAGGATGGTTTCAAAGGCCTCGCCCGTATAAGATCTAT AGACTTGGAAAACAATACAATAACTCATGTCAGGGCTGGTGCCTTCAAAGATGTTGGTCAAACACTCGAACGATT CCTACTGCATGGAAACCTAATGACTTCAGTTAATGCTTCAATGTTTACTGGCTTACGAAACCTACAGAGGAT AAATTTTAACAACAATCATTTAAGGTACATTGAACCGGGAGCCTTCCACAATCTATCTACTGTGACTGATTT AGTAATTTCATCGCTAAGTTCGGAACCATACCTTCTTTATCCCGGTATATTTGATGGACTGGATTCCTTGACGGCTTT ATATGTGTATGATCAGCGTTTATGCTGCCTGTTACCGACTAGCGTTGTTTGCGTTGTCCAAAAGCCTGCTCACCCTCTCTTCACCTGCCGTAGAACCTTTCTTCAGAACACAGCCATCAAGGTTTTCATATGGATCCTTGGTTTGAGCGCCCTCTTCGGTAACATCTTTGTCATCACAATGAGAATCAGAAGCCGTTCAGTGACAACGGTTGGTAAGATACAGTCCATGTTCATCACTAACCTAGCTGTGTCTGACTTCTTTATGGGAATCTACATGGTACTCATAGCAGTCATGGATATCTACATTGGGGAATCCTATTTCTGGGAAGGTCGTGCTGATGAATGGCGCACCAGTGTAACTTGCCAGATTGCAGGATTCCTATCTGTCCTTAGCAGCGAAGCATCGGTCTTTCTCCTGACCTTGATAACAGCTGATCGTTTCATTTCCATAGTATTTCCCTTCAGCCACCACCGCCTTAGTACCACATCTGCCCGTGTTGCTCTTATTGTCATCTGGATAGTCGCAATTTCTCTCAGTCTTATCGGTGTCCTGCTGAACAATGTTATACCCGAAGCATATGGTCTCAGTGATGTCTGCGTTGGTCTCCCATTCATCAGGAAATCAACGGACATCTCTACTGTGATTGACCAACGTTCATCTGCCCAGTACAACACTGTGATCTACAATATTGCATCAGGATCCACAGTCTCGACATGGCAGTTCTCAATTTTCCTGTTCCTTGGAGTAAACCTCTTAAGCTTCATCACTATCCTCTTctcttatatcattattttcatcaagatTCGTCTGGATCAGGCCGAAGTCGGTCGCAGGGCAGAAGCTTCTAACGAAATCAAGATGGCCTTTAAGATGTTCTTGATCGTTGGCACCGACTTTTGCTGTTGGATGCCCATTATCATTCTTGGTATCCTCGTCCAGACGGTCGGGGTCGATGTTACACCAGATATCTACGCCTGGTTGGTGGTGTTTGTTTTACCAATCAATTCATCACTCAATCCCTATCTATACACCATAATTCACATGTCATCGAAGAGATCTGCAAATGAGAAGAGCAAGCAGACGGTTATTAGCATGGTTACCCGTGACTAG